From one Candidatus Woesearchaeota archaeon genomic stretch:
- a CDS encoding site-specific DNA-methyltransferase translates to MKGGIFFNHKKLKIICEDVLSTDKIPDESVDLIVTSPPYNVDIKYNSHDDKITYEKYLEFSHKWLSKCFKWLKDDGRLCLNIPLDKNKDGQQSVGADFTTIAKKIGYKYHSTIIWNEGNISRRTAWGSWLSASAPYVIAPVELIIILYKKDWKKNEKKESDITRQEFMDWTNGLWTFPGQSKKGAGGHPAPFPVELPRRCIKLFSFVGDVVLDPFMGSGSTLIAATLNNRKSIGIDIDEEYCNLAKKRIINEANLLEKKLNERAIEV, encoded by the coding sequence ATGAAAGGGGGAATTTTCTTTAATCACAAAAAACTGAAAATCATCTGTGAAGATGTGCTCTCAACAGATAAAATTCCTGATGAAAGTGTTGATTTAATTGTTACATCACCGCCATATAATGTTGATATTAAGTATAATTCTCATGATGATAAGATCACTTATGAAAAATATTTAGAATTTAGTCATAAATGGTTATCTAAATGTTTTAAGTGGTTGAAAGATGATGGAAGACTATGTCTTAATATTCCCTTAGATAAAAACAAAGATGGCCAACAAAGTGTTGGTGCAGATTTTACAACAATAGCTAAAAAAATAGGATATAAATATCATTCTACCATAATATGGAATGAAGGAAATATTTCACGAAGAACTGCTTGGGGCTCTTGGTTAAGTGCATCTGCCCCTTATGTGATAGCACCAGTAGAACTTATTATCATTTTATATAAGAAAGACTGGAAAAAGAACGAGAAAAAAGAATCGGATATAACTAGACAAGAATTTATGGATTGGACTAATGGTCTATGGACTTTTCCCGGTCAAAGCAAAAAAGGAGCCGGTGGTCATCCTGCACCTTTCCCTGTTGAATTACCGAGAAGATGCATTAAATTATTCAGTTTTGTTGGTGATGTCGTATTAGACCCGTTTATGGGGAGCGGTTCAACATTAATAGCCGCAACTTTAAATAACAGAAAATCAATCGGTATTGATATTGATGAAGAATACTGTAATTTAGCAAAAAAAAGAATCATCAATGAAGCAAATCTTTTGGAAAAAAAACTAAACGAGAGGGCTATTGAAGTATAA
- a CDS encoding HNH endonuclease signature motif containing protein, protein MAKDTEETTQSDMIMEYFKKNPNRDISHPEVVDWVTAEYLKRTGKVFRDPDRGIRKLHQVGYLKKIKKGIYRYDPKNINIRELDDFSPAVREAIFKKDGYKCVLCGRGKNEGFELHADHIKPKDFGGEATLENGQTLCSQHNFLKKNFKQTETGKRFFIRLYELSKKENNQPLLQFCAQILEVFEKNNINGHIVWKK, encoded by the coding sequence ATGGCAAAAGATACAGAAGAAACAACACAATCCGATATGATTATGGAGTATTTTAAGAAAAATCCAAACAGGGATATATCACATCCTGAAGTTGTAGATTGGGTTACTGCTGAATATCTAAAACGAACTGGAAAGGTATTCAGAGATCCCGATAGGGGAATTCGTAAACTGCATCAAGTTGGTTACTTAAAGAAAATCAAAAAAGGGATATACAGATATGATCCTAAAAATATAAATATTAGAGAATTAGATGATTTTAGTCCTGCTGTGAGGGAAGCCATCTTCAAAAAAGATGGTTACAAATGTGTTCTTTGTGGAAGAGGAAAAAATGAAGGTTTTGAACTTCATGCAGACCATATAAAACCTAAAGATTTTGGAGGAGAAGCAACACTAGAAAATGGCCAAACACTTTGTAGTCAGCATAACTTTCTTAAGAAAAACTTTAAACAAACCGAAACTGGCAAGAGATTCTTCATTCGCTTGTATGAGTTATCCAAAAAAGAGAATAATCAGCCATTACTGCAATTTTGTGCTCAAATTTTAGAAGTCTTTGAAAAGAATAATATTAACGGACATATTGTATGGAAGAAATAG
- a CDS encoding HIT family protein has protein sequence MELTKDQSDAMQEKISKMSPEEQREFQKQQCVFCHIIIGKVQSKKIYEDDKCIAVLDINPANPGHMLVLPKEHYSIMPQIPEEEIGYLFKVAKALSQASLKALQSHGTTIFVANGVAAGQKAQHFMIHVIPRVENDGVGLEIPHNRISEDDLNKVRKILAEKLGAVEAEIVEEPKKEEKPKETKTEKRKEPKKEKPTKKSDENSDLDLITNLLSGGK, from the coding sequence ATGGAGCTCACAAAAGATCAATCAGATGCTATGCAGGAGAAGATCAGCAAGATGTCTCCAGAGGAGCAGCGGGAATTCCAGAAGCAGCAGTGCGTATTCTGCCATATAATTATCGGAAAAGTGCAGTCAAAGAAGATCTATGAAGATGACAAATGCATTGCAGTGCTTGACATCAATCCTGCCAATCCGGGGCATATGCTTGTTCTGCCGAAAGAGCATTATTCCATAATGCCGCAGATCCCTGAAGAAGAAATAGGATATCTTTTCAAGGTTGCCAAGGCATTATCACAGGCCAGCCTGAAGGCATTGCAGAGCCATGGCACAACAATATTTGTTGCAAATGGCGTTGCAGCAGGCCAGAAAGCGCAGCATTTCATGATCCATGTTATTCCAAGGGTTGAAAATGACGGAGTTGGATTGGAAATTCCTCACAACAGAATAAGCGAGGATGACCTGAATAAAGTAAGAAAGATATTAGCTGAAAAACTCGGCGCAGTGGAAGCAGAAATTGTAGAAGAGCCTAAAAAAGAAGAGAAGCCAAAAGAAACAAAAACTGAAAAGAGAAAAGAGCCTAAAAAAGAAAAACCAACTAAAAAATCAGATGAGAATTCAGATCTCGATCTCATAACAAACTTATTGAGCGGTGGAAAATGA
- a CDS encoding HIT domain-containing protein, giving the protein MMDNCPFCAIIEGKAASKKIYEDESIIAILDLNPANVGHVLVMPKEHYPIIEQVPDPLVDALFKIANRISMTVFDALKVEGTNIIVTNGIAAGQKAAHFMVHVIPRMQNDGINLNWKPKQLSEEEMSTVELKLKEQAKNIGEFEREKPKPIVIEDKTEKIPEKIGKEENYLIKQLERIP; this is encoded by the coding sequence ATGATGGACAACTGCCCTTTCTGCGCAATAATCGAAGGAAAAGCCGCTTCGAAGAAGATCTATGAGGATGAAAGTATAATCGCAATCCTCGACTTAAATCCAGCAAATGTAGGCCATGTCCTTGTCATGCCGAAAGAGCATTATCCGATAATTGAGCAGGTTCCTGATCCTCTTGTTGATGCATTGTTTAAAATTGCAAACAGGATATCCATGACTGTGTTTGATGCATTAAAAGTAGAAGGGACAAATATCATTGTAACGAACGGAATTGCAGCAGGCCAGAAGGCAGCGCATTTCATGGTGCATGTAATTCCAAGGATGCAGAACGATGGCATTAACCTGAACTGGAAGCCGAAACAATTAAGCGAAGAAGAAATGTCAACAGTTGAGCTTAAGCTCAAGGAGCAGGCTAAAAATATCGGCGAGTTTGAAAGGGAAAAGCCAAAGCCGATTGTGATTGAAGACAAAACTGAGAAGATTCCTGAAAAGATCGGGAAAGAGGAGAATTACCTGATAAAGCAACTGGAGAGAATACCTTAA
- a CDS encoding PIN domain-containing protein, giving the protein MAFVLDSNIYIELERKNKKIIDELSKLKEPEIVCITAPSYSEVYYGLLAGKKSESKKELDNLNSFYLLNTTANSSRLFSEIKYGLEKSGKMIPLFDILIASIAIDNGMTLLTTDEHFEQIPGLKIILLVL; this is encoded by the coding sequence ATGGCTTTTGTTTTGGATTCAAACATCTATATTGAACTAGAGAGGAAGAATAAGAAGATTATTGATGAACTTTCAAAATTAAAAGAGCCAGAAATAGTTTGCATCACTGCCCCTTCTTATTCCGAAGTCTATTATGGGCTGTTAGCTGGTAAAAAAAGCGAATCAAAAAAAGAGCTGGATAACCTAAATAGTTTCTATTTGCTGAATACTACTGCGAATAGCTCAAGACTGTTTTCTGAAATCAAATACGGACTAGAAAAAAGTGGAAAGATGATTCCTTTATTTGACATCCTTATAGCATCAATCGCTATTGATAATGGAATGACCTTATTGACAACTGACGAACATTTTGAGCAGATTCCTGGTTTGAAAATTATTTTGCTAGTGCTTTAA
- a CDS encoding A24 family peptidase, which produces MAYFLIIAICVIALLIGSITDIKTREVPDWLNYSLVAAGLGIRLIWALAAWDVWILLYGVFGFLVFLALAYLMFYTGQWGGGDSKMLIGLGALIGLDFKLSTFMISFLINILFIGALYGVVWSCILAFRNKKNFVKVFKDFMLEKSFMLWRRAVLIISLVLLVSVFFVPSPILKLLILVIVFVMIIVVYLFTFIKSVEKIAMLKHVTPMQLTEGDWIVKDIHVDGKYVAGPKDLGIEKKQIKKLIGLYKKGKVRKILVKDGIPFVPSFLIAFIVTLIWGNVILMII; this is translated from the coding sequence ATGGCTTATTTTTTGATAATCGCGATATGCGTTATAGCGCTTTTAATAGGATCCATCACAGACATTAAGACGAGGGAAGTGCCTGACTGGCTCAATTACTCGCTTGTTGCTGCTGGCCTTGGAATAAGGCTTATATGGGCATTGGCAGCATGGGATGTCTGGATTTTATTGTATGGCGTTTTTGGTTTTCTTGTGTTCCTCGCATTGGCATATCTTATGTTTTATACAGGCCAGTGGGGTGGCGGAGACAGCAAGATGCTTATCGGACTTGGTGCGCTAATTGGCCTGGATTTCAAGCTGAGCACATTTATGATCTCTTTCCTGATCAATATACTTTTTATCGGCGCATTATACGGCGTTGTATGGAGCTGCATCCTTGCATTCAGGAACAAGAAGAATTTTGTAAAGGTATTCAAGGATTTCATGCTTGAAAAAAGCTTTATGCTGTGGAGAAGGGCTGTTCTGATAATCAGCCTTGTGCTGCTTGTATCTGTGTTCTTTGTTCCCAGTCCGATACTGAAGCTGCTTATTCTTGTGATTGTCTTTGTCATGATCATTGTTGTTTATCTGTTTACTTTCATAAAGTCAGTTGAGAAGATCGCAATGCTGAAGCATGTAACTCCGATGCAGCTTACAGAAGGCGACTGGATTGTCAAGGACATTCATGTTGATGGAAAGTATGTTGCCGGGCCAAAAGATCTCGGCATTGAGAAGAAGCAGATTAAGAAATTGATTGGTCTTTATAAAAAAGGCAAGGTCAGGAAGATACTGGTTAAAGACGGGATCCCATTTGTGCCGAGCTTTTTGATTGCGTTTATTGTTACATTGATTTGGGGGAATGTGATTTTGATGATTATTTAA
- a CDS encoding undecaprenyl diphosphate synthase family protein — protein sequence MFKIGGSKKSLPKHIAITVEDVAKDKTIEELYRLKFRKIEEFISLAIRLNVRIVTFYLTPLSAEKLDSFPSIVDAIVDFFDALSKSKALAESKIRVSVLGKWYDLPDRAVEKIKKIIDETHDYNDFFVNFCVNYDGQQEIVDAVRIIGRMIKAGRLDPDVITKPLIKENIYTSYFVPPELIIKNGRKELNSFLLWDSAHSLIYFTDKFFLDLNKTDLIKAIGFYTRGQ from the coding sequence ATGTTTAAGATCGGGGGCAGTAAAAAGAGTCTTCCAAAGCACATCGCCATAACAGTTGAGGATGTTGCAAAAGACAAGACAATAGAAGAGCTTTACAGGCTGAAGTTCAGGAAAATAGAGGAGTTCATCAGCCTGGCCATAAGGCTGAATGTGCGCATTGTAACATTCTACCTTACTCCGCTGAGCGCAGAGAAGCTTGATAGCTTTCCGTCAATAGTTGATGCTATTGTGGATTTTTTTGACGCGCTTTCAAAAAGCAAGGCGCTGGCAGAGAGCAAAATCAGGGTTTCTGTTCTTGGCAAATGGTATGATCTTCCAGACAGGGCTGTTGAAAAAATCAAGAAGATAATAGATGAAACTCACGATTACAATGATTTCTTCGTCAATTTCTGCGTAAATTACGACGGCCAGCAGGAAATCGTTGATGCTGTAAGAATAATAGGCAGGATGATAAAGGCAGGAAGGCTCGATCCTGATGTCATAACAAAGCCGCTGATAAAGGAAAATATCTACACTTCCTATTTTGTGCCGCCGGAGCTGATCATCAAAAACGGAAGAAAAGAACTCAACAGCTTCCTGCTGTGGGATTCTGCGCATTCCCTGATTTATTTTACAGACAAGTTCTTCCTTGACTTAAACAAGACCGATTTGATAAAAGCAATAGGGTTCTATACTCGCGGACAATAG
- a CDS encoding 50S ribosomal protein L21e (mediates an interaction between 5S and domains II and V of 23S), producing MTKRIGSSRKKTRNEFKKGARERGKISLTRFFANFKNGEKVVLLPEPAYQKGLFFPRFIGKVGTITEKIKNCYNVLIQDRGKKKVLLVHPIHLKKVE from the coding sequence ATGACCAAAAGAATAGGCTCGTCAAGAAAAAAAACAAGGAATGAGTTCAAAAAAGGCGCTAGAGAGCGCGGAAAAATAAGCTTAACCAGATTTTTTGCCAACTTTAAAAATGGCGAGAAAGTCGTGCTTTTGCCAGAGCCTGCTTACCAAAAAGGACTTTTTTTCCCGAGGTTCATAGGGAAGGTAGGCACAATAACTGAGAAGATCAAGAACTGCTACAACGTGCTGATACAGGACAGGGGAAAGAAAAAAGTTTTATTAGTGCATCCGATTCATCTTAAAAAGGTGGAATAA
- a CDS encoding DUF655 domain-containing protein: MDQQKTKEEWVVVLDFLPNGYPFDTRPSHLKTPIVQAIGKEHFTLLELVPKKGITLSPIEEVYIGEAKRDKIHHILGKLSMTKLTGTAKSELDYFVQDIVHKNEAKFVDFFNKSQPLTTRMHQLELLPGLGKKHMWEILGQRDEAPFKSFEDIKKRVKLMPNPERVVIKRILLELEGNEKHYVFVER; encoded by the coding sequence ATGGATCAGCAAAAAACAAAGGAAGAATGGGTAGTGGTGCTTGATTTTTTGCCGAATGGCTATCCTTTTGACACAAGGCCAAGCCATCTAAAGACGCCAATAGTTCAGGCAATAGGCAAAGAGCACTTCACTTTGCTAGAGCTGGTGCCGAAGAAAGGCATCACCTTGTCTCCAATTGAAGAGGTTTATATTGGAGAAGCTAAAAGGGACAAGATTCATCACATCCTGGGAAAGCTGTCCATGACAAAGCTTACAGGCACTGCAAAATCTGAGCTGGACTATTTTGTGCAGGATATTGTCCATAAAAATGAGGCCAAGTTTGTAGATTTCTTTAATAAATCGCAGCCCCTGACAACAAGGATGCATCAGCTTGAACTACTGCCTGGATTGGGAAAGAAGCATATGTGGGAGATATTGGGGCAGAGAGATGAAGCTCCGTTTAAAAGCTTTGAAGACATAAAGAAAAGGGTGAAGCTGATGCCGAATCCTGAAAGAGTTGTCATCAAAAGGATCCTTCTTGAACTGGAAGGCAATGAAAAGCATTATGTTTTTGTAGAGCGGTAA
- a CDS encoding 30S ribosomal protein S7, whose amino-acid sequence MSNVKAFNIWGAEGIKVEDIGLVDYITIEPKIVPKTGARYVGQKFHKSKTFIVERLINKLMIPGHKSKKHLRTSYHMTGKASNAYHIVKEAFKIVERKLKENPLKVFVKAIENAAPREEIITIEYGGARYPKATDCAPQRRVDIALRYMTQSSFQKSFNSKKHIVDALADEIIFAYQKNQASGAIAKKFEVERQSDSSR is encoded by the coding sequence ATGAGCAATGTAAAAGCATTTAATATCTGGGGCGCAGAAGGGATAAAAGTAGAAGATATTGGGCTGGTTGATTACATTACAATTGAGCCGAAAATTGTGCCTAAGACCGGGGCGCGCTATGTAGGCCAAAAATTCCACAAGTCAAAAACTTTTATTGTTGAAAGGCTGATAAACAAATTAATGATTCCGGGCCATAAAAGCAAGAAGCATTTAAGGACGAGCTACCATATGACCGGCAAGGCAAGCAACGCCTACCATATTGTAAAAGAGGCATTCAAGATTGTTGAAAGGAAACTGAAAGAGAATCCGCTGAAAGTTTTTGTAAAGGCAATTGAAAATGCAGCTCCCAGAGAAGAGATCATCACAATCGAATACGGCGGAGCAAGATATCCGAAAGCGACAGACTGCGCGCCGCAGAGAAGGGTTGATATTGCATTGCGCTACATGACCCAGAGCTCATTTCAAAAGTCATTCAATTCCAAAAAGCATATTGTAGATGCGCTTGCTGATGAGATCATCTTTGCATATCAGAAAAACCAGGCTTCCGGCGCGATCGCAAAGAAGTTTGAAGTTGAAAGGCAGTCAGACAGCAGCAGATAA
- a CDS encoding 30S ribosomal protein S12 — protein MASKSQGLNAAKKLMRRRHKSRWKERLYVRRTLKLKEKSDPLEGSSQARGIVLEKVQLEAKQPNSAMRKCCRVQLIKNGRQVTAFMPGDGAQKLIDEHDEVIIECIGGRMGRSYGDLPGVRWRVIKVNDQSLIALLKGKIEKARK, from the coding sequence ATGGCAAGCAAGTCACAAGGGTTAAACGCTGCTAAAAAGCTGATGAGAAGAAGGCATAAAAGCAGATGGAAGGAGAGGCTTTACGTCAGAAGGACACTTAAGCTTAAGGAGAAGTCTGACCCATTGGAAGGCTCTTCACAGGCGCGAGGAATAGTTCTGGAGAAAGTGCAGCTTGAGGCGAAGCAGCCAAATTCAGCAATGAGGAAGTGCTGCAGAGTGCAGCTTATAAAAAACGGAAGGCAGGTAACAGCATTTATGCCAGGTGATGGCGCTCAAAAACTGATTGATGAGCATGATGAAGTTATCATTGAATGCATAGGCGGCAGAATGGGCCGTTCTTATGGCGACCTTCCAGGAGTCAGATGGAGAGTAATAAAGGTTAATGATCAAAGCTTGATTGCCTTATTGAAAGGCAAGATAGAGAAGGCTAGAAAATGA
- a CDS encoding NusA-like transcription termination signal-binding factor yields the protein MNRIKYDISLMKFISLFETITQAKLKDVVDEESRLLFVVEEGEIGKAIGKNGVNVKRLENVLNKRIRIVEFNNDLLQFVRNLIYPLAAREIKEENKIVTIAGQDGKTKGLLIGRNAQNLRAYENVAKRYFEIEGIKVV from the coding sequence GTGAATAGGATAAAATACGATATTAGCCTGATGAAGTTCATCTCTCTGTTCGAAACTATAACCCAGGCTAAATTAAAGGATGTTGTTGATGAGGAAAGCAGGCTTTTGTTTGTTGTTGAAGAAGGCGAGATCGGAAAGGCAATCGGAAAAAACGGAGTCAATGTCAAAAGGCTTGAAAATGTTTTGAATAAGAGGATAAGGATTGTTGAGTTCAATAATGATCTGCTGCAGTTTGTCAGAAATCTGATATATCCGTTGGCTGCAAGAGAGATAAAAGAGGAGAATAAAATTGTCACAATAGCCGGACAGGATGGAAAAACCAAGGGGCTGCTTATAGGGAGAAATGCCCAGAATCTGCGTGCTTATGAGAATGTTGCAAAGAGGTATTTTGAGATTGAGGGAATAAAGGTGGTTTAA
- a CDS encoding ribosomal L7Ae/L30e/S12e/Gadd45 family protein codes for MEAEEEIKKLAKSKKLIIGSERAIKLLKNKKAEKIFISSNCPDGVKKDIKKYCSLSGANCIELRQTNEELGMLCKRPFQASVIAVVKG; via the coding sequence ATGGAAGCAGAAGAAGAAATCAAAAAATTAGCGAAGAGCAAGAAGCTCATTATAGGCAGCGAAAGGGCTATCAAGCTTCTGAAGAATAAGAAGGCTGAAAAAATCTTTATATCTTCAAACTGCCCGGATGGCGTAAAAAAAGACATTAAGAAATACTGCAGCCTTTCAGGAGCAAACTGCATTGAGCTAAGGCAGACCAATGAAGAGCTGGGGATGCTGTGCAAGAGGCCATTCCAGGCATCAGTTATTGCAGTTGTTAAGGGTTGA
- the rpoA2 gene encoding DNA-directed RNA polymerase subunit A'' encodes MVEDLLKDYEDKMPKKIIEEIKENMPKGLNKGKMKEIIESVYNEYINAQVEPGDSVGLISAESIGEPGTQMTLNTFHFAGVAEMNVTMGLPRIIEIFDGRKEISTPMMEIHLKEPYSKGKDIRKIALSIKETELWEITKEISINIADMSLDIRLDKEKMNEIDTTANAVAKALESVKGHTVKVKGEEVAVKPKGKEENLNDLYKLKEKLKKVYIKGIKGISQVLPVKRGDEFIIITAGTNLEKVFELDYVDETKTISNDIFEISEILGIEAARQAIINEVFKVMESQVLDIDIRHIMLVADTMCTSGKIRGITRYGIVKEKASVLARASFETPIKHMIGASICGEVDELNSVVENVMLNQPVPIGTGLPGLVTKTK; translated from the coding sequence ATGGTTGAAGATTTACTGAAAGATTATGAAGATAAGATGCCGAAAAAGATAATTGAAGAAATAAAAGAGAATATGCCGAAAGGCTTAAACAAAGGAAAGATGAAAGAGATAATTGAATCTGTTTACAATGAATACATCAATGCGCAAGTAGAGCCGGGAGACAGCGTTGGCTTGATAAGCGCTGAAAGCATAGGCGAGCCAGGAACGCAGATGACATTGAATACATTCCATTTTGCAGGCGTTGCTGAGATGAATGTCACAATGGGGCTGCCAAGAATAATTGAAATCTTCGACGGAAGAAAAGAAATCTCAACGCCGATGATGGAGATCCACCTTAAAGAGCCTTATTCAAAAGGCAAGGATATAAGAAAGATTGCTTTGTCAATAAAGGAAACAGAATTATGGGAGATAACCAAAGAGATTTCAATAAATATTGCCGATATGTCGCTTGATATCAGGCTGGATAAAGAAAAGATGAATGAAATTGACACAACTGCCAATGCTGTTGCAAAGGCACTAGAATCTGTCAAAGGCCACACTGTTAAAGTTAAGGGCGAAGAAGTTGCTGTAAAGCCAAAAGGAAAGGAAGAAAACCTTAATGACCTGTACAAGCTTAAGGAAAAATTAAAGAAAGTTTATATAAAGGGCATAAAGGGCATTTCGCAAGTTCTTCCTGTAAAAAGAGGAGATGAGTTCATAATAATAACGGCAGGCACAAATCTCGAAAAGGTGTTTGAGCTGGATTATGTTGATGAAACAAAGACAATATCAAATGATATTTTTGAGATTTCCGAGATTTTGGGAATAGAAGCTGCAAGGCAGGCAATAATCAATGAGGTATTCAAGGTCATGGAGAGCCAAGTGCTGGATATAGATATAAGGCACATAATGCTTGTTGCTGATACGATGTGCACATCCGGCAAGATAAGAGGCATTACAAGATATGGAATTGTGAAAGAGAAGGCATCTGTATTGGCAAGGGCATCATTCGAAACTCCAATAAAGCACATGATTGGCGCATCTATATGTGGAGAAGTGGATGAGTTGAATTCAGTTGTTGAGAATGTAATGCTGAACCAGCCTGTGCCAATCGGAACAGGACTGCCCGGCTTGGTAACGAAAACAAAATAA